The DNA window TAGACAATATATAGGGGGATGGACAGATGAAAAAGAAAATAAAAAAGATAATGAATATTATTTTTTATATAGTAGTGATACTATTAGCACAGTATGCTTTCCCAGATTATATGGATATGAAACATGATATAAATACATCTTTATATAAAAGTTATAGAAACTTTAAATGGTATTTGGGGGCATATAATGAAAATATTGCAGAGCTACTACTTACAAGTGAAAAAAATTATGAAGAAATTTATAATAAGTTATATTTAGGAAAGTACACTGTTTTTGCATTAGAAGAGGCAAATCGTTATATATTTAATAAAAATAATAAAGATGTAAAAGATGATTATATAGATTTTTATTTGAAGGATACAAGAGAATATATAAAAAATATTATAGAAGATAATATCATAACAGATGATGAAAAAAAATATTTAATGATATTATATGATTTTAATAAAAAGGTAATTGCTTTGAATGAAGAAATTGAATATGATGCTACAAAAAAACTTTTTTATAAAGGAAAGAACTATATGAATTTTTCTGAAAAAGTAGATACTCTATTAAAGAGTGAAAAATATGCATTTTTAAGAAATCCTTTAAAAAAAGAAAAATATGAAAGCATTAGTGTTCATGAGGCAATAAAATTGACTCAAGAGATTGTAGATAAGGTGTTTCCTTATGATTTTAAAATCGTTTATGATGAGAAAAGTCAATTCGAACCAGATACATATTATTTTAATAGTTTTTTTAGAAATGTTGATGAGTTTAGTAATAGATATAGTTTTACTTATAATAAAAAGTACAATATAGTAGATATTGATTTATCGAGTTGGATTGTAGATAAAAAGGTAAAAAGTGAAAAAACGATTGATACTATAGCAAAAGATATTTTTGAAAAAATGGATGATGGACACTATATAAATTATAAAAGAGATGTAGATTATTGTGATTATAGAATATGTGATATAACTTACTCTTATATAAGAAAAATTGATGATTTATACGATGAGACAAAACAATTTGAGTTAAATATTAAGGGAAATGGAGATTTTGGGTCCTTTAGAATGGAAAATATGTTACCTCTAAAGAATATCAAAAAGCCTAAGCTAAAAAAAGAAGAAATCCTTTCAAAATTAGATAAGAAACTTAATGTGAAAAAATGTATTTTGATAAGAAATAGAAACTCAAAATTAGAATATGAAGTCCAAATAAATATAAATGATAAAATGTATGCAATCATATTTGATGCAAATACAGGAAAACAAAAGTATATAACCAGAGACATTAGAGAATATTAAAAATCCTTAATCTTATGATGGAGGATTTTTTATTGTTTATGAACAAAAAATAGATACATAAATAAGAAATGAAGTATATAAGAACCTTTAGAAAGTTATTAAAATCTATTGGATATACACATAATAAGTTTATCAAGATCAATAAAAGTAAAAAGATGTAAATAAATATATTGTAAAGGGATGGAATGATTTCATGAAAAAACGAATACCTTTTTTTATAATTTTGTGTTTATTGGTTATGAATGGATGTAGTCAAAAAAATTTTTTGAAAAATTTCATGGCTAATGAACCACAAATAAATGCATATGAGATAACGATGAAGAGAGACTTATTATGCTTGATGATGGCTTATCCTGAGAATATTATTGATATAGAAAAGGAAGATAATAAAGTTTATATTGTTATAAAATCAGGGGCGAAAATTATTTATGATGATAAAAAGTTAAAGAATTATCAACAAAAACTTGATGATCCAGATTTACAGGATATGATGGAAGAAATATATCCTCTTTTAGATATTCATGGCTTAATGGATAAGAATTGTGATCCTGGTCGAATTAGAGTTTATCCTTTATTAAAAGAAGTATATGGGAAATCTAAGCATGAGATTGAATCAAATCTTAAAAATGTAAGAATTGGTTATAAAAATTATCCATTTAATACAAATAATAAAGCAGCAAAATCTTTAAAACTGACGATGAAAGAAATTGTAAGTTTAGCAGAAAAGAATCCAAAGTTATATGCTTTTATAGTTCCTGCTAGCGGGACATTTAATTATCGTTTGATTGCAGGGACCAATCGGCTGAGTCCTCATTCTTTTGGAACAGCTATTGATCTTAGAAGGGATAAAAGAGATTATTGGAAGTGGACATCTCGTGAGGAAGGAGAAAAAAGATTAAATGCTTATCCTCGAGAAATTGTAAGACTATTTGAAAAAAATAATTTTATTTGGGGGGGAAAATGGGCACATTTTGATATTCTTCACTTTGAATATCGACCAGAGTTAATTTTGAAGGCTAGATATTTTTCACGTAAACCTAATATTAATAAACCATGGTATAATGGTATATCTCCTATGGATACAAATGTAAAAACATATATTCAATTAATTGATAAAGTATTAAGTGAAGAGTGATTCTGTTAAATCATTTAACTTGATTTTTCATATTGAGATAAAAAAGACATTGTAGTAGTTACAAATGGATCTAAATATATTGAGTTACTTATGGAAAAGGAGATCAATGCTTATATTGTTGAGGCAAAAGTGAAATCATGAACAAAGGTTGTGGAAAAATAATGGTCTACACAGTAACATTCAATCCATCTATAGATTATGTAGTGCAAGTAGAAGGTTTTCAATTAGGAAAAGTAAATAGAGTTAATAAGGGTTACAAA is part of the Crassaminicella profunda genome and encodes:
- a CDS encoding M15 family metallopeptidase; the encoded protein is MKKRIPFFIILCLLVMNGCSQKNFLKNFMANEPQINAYEITMKRDLLCLMMAYPENIIDIEKEDNKVYIVIKSGAKIIYDDKKLKNYQQKLDDPDLQDMMEEIYPLLDIHGLMDKNCDPGRIRVYPLLKEVYGKSKHEIESNLKNVRIGYKNYPFNTNNKAAKSLKLTMKEIVSLAEKNPKLYAFIVPASGTFNYRLIAGTNRLSPHSFGTAIDLRRDKRDYWKWTSREEGEKRLNAYPREIVRLFEKNNFIWGGKWAHFDILHFEYRPELILKARYFSRKPNINKPWYNGISPMDTNVKTYIQLIDKVLSEE